One Chrysiogenia bacterium genomic window carries:
- a CDS encoding NAD(P)-binding domain-containing protein, whose amino-acid sequence MSEHTEEVNVVVVGGGPAGVSVAVEAQLAGIDKVVVLEKGETHNYMISKLYTAGKRVDTVWKGIDVPAEGVLYITPGNRETYLETMEQYISKYNIDIRYKQEVWHIEREEDGWFTVSVGTEDRIRTKTVVIAIGVMGRPNKPEYKIPSAVKDRVHFSVTEGEVKDQRILVVGGGDTASEAVQYLYPGNEVYLSYRRDNFGRMNEINEKILTEIGQKGEATLWNPTNIEALEEAEDGKVKVIFADKEPKEEVFDHVVYCLGGSSPVDFLKAIGLQFDSRYPEVDPDTHETSIPGLYLAGDLALEGKGSITTAFNTGRRIVEKGLCNDHFVCEISPAGELRGQIDGASPISEGAGE is encoded by the coding sequence ATGAGCGAGCATACCGAAGAAGTGAACGTCGTCGTCGTCGGCGGCGGTCCGGCCGGGGTCTCCGTTGCCGTGGAGGCCCAACTGGCGGGCATCGACAAGGTGGTCGTCCTCGAAAAGGGCGAGACCCACAACTACATGATCAGCAAGCTCTACACCGCCGGAAAGCGTGTCGATACCGTGTGGAAGGGAATCGACGTTCCCGCCGAAGGCGTGCTCTACATCACCCCCGGCAACCGCGAGACCTACCTGGAGACGATGGAGCAATACATCTCCAAGTACAACATCGACATCCGGTACAAGCAGGAAGTCTGGCACATCGAGCGCGAAGAGGACGGCTGGTTCACCGTTTCAGTGGGAACCGAGGACCGCATCCGCACCAAGACCGTGGTCATCGCCATCGGCGTGATGGGCCGTCCCAACAAGCCCGAGTACAAAATTCCCTCTGCGGTCAAGGACCGCGTGCACTTCTCCGTTACCGAAGGCGAAGTGAAGGACCAGCGCATCCTGGTGGTGGGCGGCGGCGACACCGCGTCCGAGGCCGTGCAGTATCTCTACCCCGGCAACGAGGTCTATCTCTCGTACCGGCGCGACAACTTCGGCCGCATGAACGAGATCAACGAAAAGATCCTCACCGAGATCGGCCAGAAGGGCGAGGCCACCCTGTGGAATCCCACCAACATCGAGGCCCTCGAAGAAGCCGAGGACGGCAAGGTCAAGGTGATCTTCGCCGACAAGGAACCCAAGGAAGAAGTCTTCGACCATGTGGTCTACTGCCTGGGCGGCAGTTCCCCGGTGGACTTTCTCAAGGCCATCGGCCTGCAGTTCGACTCGCGCTATCCCGAGGTCGACCCCGATACCCACGAGACCAGCATCCCGGGCCTCTACCTGGCCGGCGACCTGGCGCTCGAAGGAAAGGGCTCGATCACCACGGCTTTCAATACCGGCCGCCGCATCGTGGAGAAGGGGCTCTGCAACGACCACTTCGTCTGCGAGATCTCCCCGGCCGGAGAGCTGCGCGGCCAGATCGACGGCGCAAGCCCCATCAGCGAAGGCGCTGGCGAGTAG
- a CDS encoding DUF2953 domain-containing protein, translating to MSLWEILLGCALGLALAALWLAVLAPARFRASFEAGRGVALTGSAQLAWGPLGFGVASVPGRLDRARYSLYLFGRRVYSRESSVGERARARGKDFSATDAMESMLEGYRGYDERVGVGETLRFFVRERRRVVIDELAGRVRYGFEDFEKTGELSGYLWALRGMLGPAFNIHHEPDWSGRPVLAGAARVALRLYPALLAIDVMLFAFARARPDRREVGATRAEAARA from the coding sequence ATGAGTCTCTGGGAAATCCTGCTTGGATGCGCGCTGGGCCTGGCGCTGGCAGCTCTGTGGCTGGCGGTGCTGGCGCCGGCGCGTTTTCGCGCGAGCTTTGAGGCCGGGCGCGGCGTTGCGCTCACCGGCAGCGCGCAGCTTGCATGGGGGCCGCTCGGCTTCGGCGTCGCCAGCGTGCCGGGCAGGCTCGATCGCGCGCGCTACAGTCTCTATTTGTTTGGCCGCCGCGTCTACTCGCGCGAGTCGAGTGTGGGAGAGCGCGCGCGAGCGCGCGGCAAGGATTTTTCGGCTACCGACGCCATGGAGTCGATGCTCGAGGGATACCGCGGCTATGACGAGCGCGTGGGCGTTGGCGAAACCCTGCGTTTCTTCGTGCGCGAGCGCCGCCGCGTCGTGATCGACGAGCTGGCCGGGCGGGTGCGCTACGGCTTCGAGGATTTTGAAAAAACCGGCGAACTCTCGGGCTATCTGTGGGCGCTGCGCGGGATGCTGGGCCCGGCATTCAACATCCACCACGAACCCGACTGGTCGGGAAGGCCGGTGCTGGCGGGCGCGGCGCGCGTTGCGCTGCGCCTCTACCCGGCGCTGCTGGCCATCGACGTGATGCTCTTCGCCTTCGCGCGCGCAAGGCCCGACCGGCGCGAAGTGGGCGCAACCAGGGCGGAGGCCGCCCGTGCGTGA